The Skermanella rosea sequence CGACCATCGAACACGGTGCCGATACCGTCGAATGCCTGCGCGAGCTGGAGCGCAAGATCCTCTGGCTGGCGTCCTGGACGATCCACAATGCCAATCATGTCCGGCCCAACCTGGACGGGCTTAAGGTAGGCGGGCACCAGGCTTCGTCGGCCTCCCTGGCGACGATCATGACGGCGCTGTATTTCGCGGCCCTGCGGCCGGAGGACCGGGTCGCGGTTAAGCCGCACGCGAGCCCGATCTTCCACGCGATCCAATACCTGATGGGCAACCAGACGCGCGAGAAGCTGGAGAATTTCCGGGGCTACAAGGGCGCGCAGAGCTATCCGTCGCGGACCAAGGACGTGGACGACGTCGATTTCTCGACCGGGTCGGTGGGCATGGGCGTCGCCCAGACGCTGTTCTCGTCCCTGGTCCAGGATTACCTGAAGGCCCGGGGATGGGCCTCCTCGATCCCGGAGGGGCGCATGGTCGCCCTGATCGGCGATGCCGAGATGGACGAGGGCAACATCTTCGAGGCGCTGCTGGAAGGCTGGAAGCACGGCCTGCGCAACACCTGGTGGATCGTCGACTACAACAGGCAGAGCCTGGACGCGGTGATCCGGGAAGGTTTGTGGGAGCGGCTGGAAGGCATCTTCCGCAACTTCGGCTGGGACGTCGTGATCCTGAAGCACGGCAGGCTGATGCGGGAGGCGTTCGCCGAGGAGGGCGGCGACCGGCTGCGGGAGTGGATCGACACCTGCCCGAACCAGCTCTATTCCGCCCTGACCTTCCAGGGCGGTGCGGCGTGGCGCCGGCGGCTGATGGACGATCTTGGCGACCAGGGAACCGTGTCCCGGCTGATCGAGCGGCGCTCCGACGGGGAGTTGGCGGACCTGATGGGCAACCTGGGCGGCCACGACCTGCCGTCGCTGCTGGAAGCCTTCGAGGCGGCGCGGCGGCATGACCGGCCGGTGTGCTTCATCGCCTATACGGTCAAGGGGTTCGGGCTGCCGCTGGCGGGGCACAAGGACAACCATGCGGGGCTGCTGACTCCCGCGCAGATGGAGGCGTTCCGCGACGGGCTGAAGATCCGGCCGGGGCACGAGTGGGACCGCTTCGAAGGGCTGGGGATCGGGGAGGACCGGCTGTCGGCGTTCCTGGACACCGTGCCGTTCTTCGCCAAGGGGCCGCGGCGCTATTCGGCCCCGGTGGTTCCGGTGCCGGAGGCTTTGGAAGTTCCGAAGCAGAAGGCGCTGTCCACCCAGGCGGGCTTCGGGCTGATCATGAACGAGCTGGGGCGGACCAAGGAGGGGCTGGCGGAGCGGATCGTGACGACGGCGCCGGACGTGACGGTGTCCACGAACCTGGGGTCCTGGGTGAACCGGCGCGGGCTGTTCGCCAAGGAGGCCATGGCCGACCTGTTCAAGAAGGAGCGCATCCCGTCCACATACAGCTGGGACTTCTCGCCCGACGGGCAGCATTTCGAGCTGGGCATCGCCGAGGCGAACCTGTTCACCATGCTGTCGGCGCTGGGGCTGTCCCATTCGGTGTTCGGGGAGCGGCTGCTGCCGATCGGCACGGTGTACGACCCCTTTATCTATCGTGGCGCCGACGCGATGAACTATGCCTGCTACCAGGATGCCCGATTCATGCTGGTGGCGACGCCGGCCGGCGTGACCCTGGCGCCGGAAGGCGGGGCTCACCAGTCGATCGGGACGCCGCTGGTCGGCATGGCGCAGGACGGGCTGGCCTATTTCGAGCCGGCCTTCGTGGACGAGCTGGGCGTCATCATGCGCTGGGCGTTCGACTACATGCAGCGGAACGGCGAGGGCCAGCCGGACGAGCGGAACTGGCTGAGGGACGAGACCGGCGGTGCCGTCTACCTGCGCCTGTCGTCGCGCACGCTGGAGCAGCCGGGCCGGGACATGGCGCCGGAGCTTCGGCAGGACATCATCGACGGCGCCTACTGGATGCGGCGGCCGGGGCCGAACTGCCAGGTGGTGGTGGCCTATACCGGCGCGGTGGCGCCCGAGGCGATCGAGGCGGTCGGGCTGATGGCCGAGGACCGGCGCGACGTGGGGCTGCTCGCCATCACCTCGGCCGACCGGCTGCACGGCGGCTGGAGCGCCGCCCAGCGGGCGCGGGAGCGCGGGCTGGTGCATGCCCGATCGCATGTCGAGCGGCTGCTGGACGGCGTGCCGTCCAACTGCGGCATGGTGACGGTGATCGACGGGCATCCGGCGACGCTGGGCTGGCTGGGATCGGTCCACGGCCACCGGACGCGGGCGCTGGGGGTCGAGCATTTCGGCCAGACCGGCACCATCGCCGATCTGTACCGGCATTTCGGCATCGATGCCCAGGGCATCGTGCTGGCGGCCCAGGCTACCGCGGCCGGCCGGCCGATCCGGCATCTCCATACGATCGGGGGCCGCTGAGGGGCGCTGCGGGGAAGAGGTCCGGGGTTTCGGCCAGCATGCGGGCGAAACGCGCCGCGGCCGGGACCATGCCGAAGACCAGCGGCGGCGGAATGACCCCGGTCCTGCCCGCCGCGACGGCGGGAAGGTTCCGCCAGAGGGGGCTGGAGGCCAGGGTGGGCCGGGCGTCGGGCGGGACCGGATCGATCACCAGCAGGCTGGCGTCGGGATGCACGGACAGGCGGTCGATGGGGACGGTGGCGAACCCCCAGGCGTTGGTCGGCCCCGTCCAGGCGCTGCGCAGGCCGCTGCTTTCCAGGACGGCTTCCGCCAAGCTGCCTTTGCCATAGACGCGGACATGCCTTGCGTCCATGAAGCTGACGGCCAGGACGGGAGGGGGGTTGGCTGCTTCCAAGGTTACCTGGGCGGCGGCGAAGGCGGCTTCGGCGCGGCCGATCAGCGCCTCGCCGGCAGCTTGGCGGTGCAG is a genomic window containing:
- a CDS encoding transketolase, with amino-acid sequence MVDSTTIEHGADTVECLRELERKILWLASWTIHNANHVRPNLDGLKVGGHQASSASLATIMTALYFAALRPEDRVAVKPHASPIFHAIQYLMGNQTREKLENFRGYKGAQSYPSRTKDVDDVDFSTGSVGMGVAQTLFSSLVQDYLKARGWASSIPEGRMVALIGDAEMDEGNIFEALLEGWKHGLRNTWWIVDYNRQSLDAVIREGLWERLEGIFRNFGWDVVILKHGRLMREAFAEEGGDRLREWIDTCPNQLYSALTFQGGAAWRRRLMDDLGDQGTVSRLIERRSDGELADLMGNLGGHDLPSLLEAFEAARRHDRPVCFIAYTVKGFGLPLAGHKDNHAGLLTPAQMEAFRDGLKIRPGHEWDRFEGLGIGEDRLSAFLDTVPFFAKGPRRYSAPVVPVPEALEVPKQKALSTQAGFGLIMNELGRTKEGLAERIVTTAPDVTVSTNLGSWVNRRGLFAKEAMADLFKKERIPSTYSWDFSPDGQHFELGIAEANLFTMLSALGLSHSVFGERLLPIGTVYDPFIYRGADAMNYACYQDARFMLVATPAGVTLAPEGGAHQSIGTPLVGMAQDGLAYFEPAFVDELGVIMRWAFDYMQRNGEGQPDERNWLRDETGGAVYLRLSSRTLEQPGRDMAPELRQDIIDGAYWMRRPGPNCQVVVAYTGAVAPEAIEAVGLMAEDRRDVGLLAITSADRLHGGWSAAQRARERGLVHARSHVERLLDGVPSNCGMVTVIDGHPATLGWLGSVHGHRTRALGVEHFGQTGTIADLYRHFGIDAQGIVLAAQATAAGRPIRHLHTIGGR
- a CDS encoding iron-siderophore ABC transporter substrate-binding protein, yielding MKGADGQASPPSPPPALRLRILGSLLAPLAVLAILAATAAAAGDTPPPPRRVVALDWGLTDTLIALGIRPLAVPEAKVYETWVGGPPLDPGVVDLGLRLEPNLELLSTLAPDLILIVGEQESLRPQLERIAPTLSLPTYTSDHRPWENAVDATRRLSRLLHRQAAGEALIGRAEAAFAAAQVTLEAANPPPVLAVSFMDARHVRVYGKGSLAEAVLESSGLRSAWTGPTNAWGFATVPIDRLSVHPDASLLVIDPVPPDARPTLASSPLWRNLPAVAAGRTGVIPPPLVFGMVPAAARFARMLAETPDLFPAAPLSGPRSYGDAGSAGRPR